One part of the Lycium ferocissimum isolate CSIRO_LF1 chromosome 8, AGI_CSIRO_Lferr_CH_V1, whole genome shotgun sequence genome encodes these proteins:
- the LOC132066170 gene encoding uncharacterized protein LOC132066170 gives MTTNVSESYNGLLKKARGLPVTAMVRYTFKNLVDRFVERSTLADLLIADKKFWPRAVEKKFDEYWERSLKHTDMQQYNATEGEKCSCGKWRNYHMPCSHAIKFCDIRGIQPKDYVSKYYSCRFYKQTYSENFSPLGDEAYWPPSPFSLIANTEYERTSRTRTTTRRRNEMDIAPARMARKCRPDKTRLSENPTLKVKRSLLKTTPVKELEPEACFFIHRTQTQKLEVLK, from the exons ATGACAACGAATGTCTCCGAGTCTTACAACGGTTTATTGAAGAAAGCTCGTGGACTGCCCGTTACTGCCATGGTCCGTTATACgtttaaaaatcttgttgatcGGTTTGTTGAGAGAAGCACCCTTGCTGATTTGTTGATTGCGGATAAAAAGTTTTGGCCGCGTGCTgttgaaaagaagtttgatgaatacTGGGAGAGGTCCCTAAAGCATACTGACATGCAGCAATACAATGCAACTGAAGGG GAAAAGTGTTCGTGTGGGAAATGGAGAAACTACCATATGCCATGTTCACATgcaattaaattttgtgatatCCGCGGAATTCAACCAAAGGACTATGTTAGCAAGTACTACAGTTGCAGGTTTTACAAGCAAACGTACAGTGAAAATTTTTCACCGTTGGGTGATGAGGCATATTGGCCACCTTCTCCCTTCAGTTTAATTGCAAACACCGAATACGAGCGAACTTCGAGAACGCGGACTACAACTagaaggaggaatgaaatggatatagcTCCTGCTCGTATGGCTAGAAAGTGTA GGCCCGACAAAACTAGATTGTCGGAAAATCCTACTTTGAAGGTAAAACGCTCCCTACTCAAGACAACTCCAGTTAAAGAGCTTGAACCCGAAGCTTGTTTTTTCATTCACAGGACTCAAACCCAAAAACTAGAG GTGTTGAAGTAG
- the LOC132066757 gene encoding protein MAIN-LIKE 2-like has product MELPRVCVHPGPEVYDVLTLQEKHRSQAVWDGALRGPTGCLFPRRADTEFWKHVKRHPFHPRILDYFGLCGFRGVVEVGCVSYDWAVITALIERWRPETHTFHLRTGEATITLQDIEIMFGMVVDGNPLNDVNARNIGIVGWQQLIHELIGWAPDLDCFNGVSRLELNKLIEYVRGLDDITDQTPEIVVQQRVRLYLLWLCGGTIFPDKSGDLLNLDYLLDMRDLRAMSRQAWGAAALSYLYICLCRASLKKAKDVCGFISLLRFGLGSELYRCSHHPGPFSHTRLLHESGLIVKLAKMRHVLCYPYVGMYWTT; this is encoded by the exons ATGGAGCTTCCACGGGTATGCGTACATCCGGGGCCAGAAGTGTATGATGTGTTAACACTCCAGGAGAAGCATCGATCACAGGCTGTGTGGGATGGTGCCTTGAGAGGACCGACCGGATGCCTATTTCCACGCCGCGCGGATACCGAATTTTGGAAGCACGTGAAGCGTCATCCTTTTCATCCTCGCATCCTTGACTACTTTGGCTTGTGTGGATTTAGGGGAGTAGTAGAGGTAGGATGTGTATCATATGATTGGGCAGTCATCACTGCACTTATAGAGAGATGGCGTCCTGAgacgcacacatttcatctGCGTACGGGTGAGGCGACCATCACATTACAAGATATTGAGATCATGtttggcatggttgttgatggtaATCCCTTGAATGATGTTAATGCTAGAAATATAGGTATTGTTGGGTGGCAACAATTAATCCATGAGCTTATTGGTTGGGCACCCGATCTGGATTGTTTTAATGGTGTTAGTAGGTTagaactaaataaattaattgaatatgtTAGAGGCTTAGATGACATTACAGATCAGACCCCAGAAATTGTTGTGCAACAGCGGGTTAGGTTGTACTTGCTATGGCTTTGTGGCGGCACGATATTTCCGGATAAGTCCGGTGACTTACTTAATTTAGACTATTTGCTTGACATGCGTGACCTTAGAGCAATGAGTAGACAAGCTTGGGGAGCGGCTGCATtgtcatatttgtatatttgtttATGCCGCGCTTCGTTGAAGAAAGCCAAGGATGTGTGTGGATTCATTTCCTTATTGAG gttTGGGCTTGGGAGCGAATTATACCGATGCAGCCACCACCCAGGGCCCTTCAGCCACACACGGCTCTTGCACGAAAGTGGACTCATCGTAAAGCTCGCGAAAATGAGGCACGTGTTGTGCTACCCATATGTAGGGATGTATTGGACAACCTAA
- the LOC132066172 gene encoding leucoanthocyanidin reductase-like, translated as IGQFIAQASLDANRRNYILVRSFPDNFHPKIKIIKGFEDKGAIILHGAINNQKFMEDTLRKHEIDIVISAVGGESIRDQLVLVQAMKAVGTIKRFLPSEFGHEVDRSDPVEPGLNMYKEKRKVRRLIEEMSIPYTYICCNSVASWPYYDNKHPSEVLPPLDHFQIYGDGTVKAYFVAGADIGKFTIKAAEDNRTVDKGVHFRPQCNFLNMNEIATLWETKIGRTLPRVTITEDVLLAVAAEKIIPKSVVAALTHEIFIRGCQIEFSIDGIKDLEVCDLYPNESFCTMDECFNDFLLKMDDMLKMSIN; from the exons atCGGGCAATTTATAGCACAAGCAAGTCTTGATGCTAATCGAAGAAATTATATTCTTGTTCGATCATTCCCAGATAATTTTCATCCTAAGATTAAAATTATCAAAGGATTTGAAGATAAAGGGGCCATAATATTGCAC GGTGCTATAAATAACCAAAAATTCATGGAGGACACACTAAGGAAGCATGAGATTGATATAGTAATATCAGCTGTGGGTGGTGAAAGTATACGCGATCAACTTGTCCTTGTTCAAGCCATGAAAGCTGTTGGAACTATTAAG AGATTTTTGCCATCAGAGTTTGGACATGAAGTAGACAGGTCAGATCCAGTGGAGCCAGGGCTAAATATGTataaagaaaagaggaaagTGAGAAGGTTGATAGAGGAAATGAGTATACCTTATACTTATATTTGCTGCAATTCAGTGGCTTCGTGGCCTTATTATGATAATAAGCATCCTTCCGAAGTTCTTCCTCCTCTTGATCATTTCCAAATTTATGGTGATGGCACTGTCAAAG CTTACTTTGTAGCTGGTGCTGATATTGGGAAATTCACAATCAAAGCAGCAGAAGACAATAGGACAGTGGATAAAGGTGTACATTTTCGACCACAATGCAACTTCCTTAACATGAACGAAATTGCTACTCTTTGGGAAACTAAAATTGGTCGAACACTACCAAGAGTCACCATCACTGAGGATGTCCTATTAGCTGTTGCTGCAG AGAAAATCATCCCCAAAAGTGTGGTTGCAGCTTTGACACATGAAATTTTCATAAGGGGCTGTCAAATTGAATTTTCAATTGATGGTATTAAGGACCTTGAAGTCTGTGATTTGTACCCCAATGAGTCCTTTTGCACCATGGATGAGTGCTTTAATGATTTCCTTTTAAAGATGGATGACATGCTCAAAATGTCTATTAACTAG
- the LOC132066171 gene encoding uncharacterized protein LOC132066171 gives MVFGDFETSFKTLPRYMVALKYFNPGTVVEWEHESTTMQGEHIFKFLFWAYKPSIDGFKSCRPVISIDGTHLYGKYEMKLLIAVGIDANNNIFPLAYAIVARESFESWTWFLVLLWRHIVRERQGIGLISDRHQGILQCVQTHDWLQPPSTHHRAPEEEI, from the exons ATGGTATTTGGTGATTTTGAAACCTCTTTCAAGACATTGCCCCGATACATGGTTgccttaaaatatttcaatccGGGGACCGTTGTTGAGTGGGAGCACGAATCAACTACAATGCAAGGTGAACacatcttcaagtttcttttcTGGGCTTATAAACCAAGCATCGATGGATTCAAAAGTTGCAGGCCTGTCATCTCAATAGACGGTACTCATCTGTACGGTAAGTATGAGATGAAACTGCTAATTGCTGTTGGAATTGATGCGAACAATAACATTTTTCCACTTGCATATGCTATTGTTGCACGTGAGAGCTTTGAGTCTTGGACGTGGTTCCTTGTGTTGTTGTGGAGACATATTGTTCGTGAGAGACAAGGAATTGGACTTATTTCTGACCGTCATCAGGGCATCTTGCAATGTGTCCAAACACATGATTGGTTACAACCACCATCCACACACCATAG AGCACcagaagaagaaatataa